A portion of the Brevundimonas pondensis genome contains these proteins:
- a CDS encoding TRAFAC clade GTPase domain-containing protein — protein MSGVVSQVSIIGLPGSGKTTLLAALWHLVREEGAVTALSFDRLSRGNYEHLNALAKRWRAGKIQQRTQQTGMKTVEMRLKDSDDASVDVAFPDIPGEEFSRMWEAREIEEEMTETLRRPALVLLVNGDTIQYPAWVVERMAIAQAAGLGTPAVKPEPVDWSPELAPTQVQVVELLQMLMSDQLGIGPRRLAILISAWDKVAAEELEPEAFLKARMPLVDQYLRSGRDRWMWRVWGVSAQGGVYEDADKGEHFQETETIRELERPSDRIRLVDGDTQSSDITKPIHWLIRE, from the coding sequence GTGAGCGGCGTCGTGTCACAGGTTTCGATCATCGGTCTGCCGGGATCAGGCAAGACCACGCTGCTGGCCGCGCTTTGGCACCTCGTTCGAGAAGAGGGCGCGGTCACGGCGCTGTCGTTCGATCGGTTGAGCCGGGGCAATTACGAACATCTGAACGCCCTGGCCAAGCGGTGGCGGGCAGGCAAAATCCAACAACGGACCCAGCAGACCGGAATGAAGACGGTCGAGATGCGTCTGAAGGACAGCGACGACGCATCGGTGGATGTGGCCTTTCCCGACATCCCTGGCGAAGAGTTCAGCCGGATGTGGGAGGCGCGGGAAATCGAAGAGGAGATGACGGAGACGCTGCGTCGCCCCGCTCTGGTCCTTCTCGTGAATGGCGACACCATCCAGTACCCGGCTTGGGTCGTCGAGCGCATGGCCATCGCCCAGGCGGCGGGGCTTGGCACACCCGCCGTCAAGCCCGAACCGGTTGACTGGTCGCCCGAGTTGGCGCCGACACAGGTGCAGGTCGTCGAACTTCTCCAGATGCTGATGTCCGACCAACTCGGCATCGGCCCTCGTCGCCTCGCGATCCTGATCTCGGCATGGGACAAGGTCGCCGCCGAGGAGCTTGAGCCCGAAGCGTTTCTGAAGGCGCGAATGCCCTTGGTCGATCAGTATCTGAGGAGCGGAAGAGACCGCTGGATGTGGCGAGTTTGGGGCGTGAGCGCGCAGGGCGGTGTCTATGAGGACGCTGACAAGGGCGAGCATTTCCAGGAGACCGAGACCATCCGTGAGTTGGAGCGCCCGTCTGACCGAATACGTCTCGTCGATGGCGACACGCAAAGCAGCGATATTACCAAGCCAATTCACTGGTTGATCCGGGAATGA
- a CDS encoding ArdC family protein translates to MTRPADPARPDIYARITNQIIDQLEAGVRPWTQPWTGGHPVTRPLRHDRTPYSGINILLLWSEAFSRGFASPTWMTFRQALALGAHVRKGEKSSTVVYANQIVRTETDDAGDEVEQRIPFLKAYTVFNVEQIDDLPDGYRPMSPEPVNPDERLEAVERFFAGLAAEIRHGGSAAYYVPASDHVQMPPFETFRDAGAYYATLGHECVHWTGHGSRLARDFSRSTQAYAREELVAELGAAFLCADLGLELEPREDHAAYLGHWLKVLKADKRFLFSAAAHAQKAVAWLHKARP, encoded by the coding sequence ATGACGCGCCCCGCCGATCCCGCTCGTCCGGACATCTACGCCCGGATCACCAACCAGATCATCGACCAGCTGGAGGCCGGCGTTCGGCCGTGGACCCAGCCCTGGACCGGAGGCCATCCGGTCACCCGTCCGCTCCGCCACGACCGCACGCCCTATAGCGGCATCAACATCCTGCTGCTGTGGTCGGAGGCCTTCAGCCGAGGGTTCGCCTCGCCCACCTGGATGACCTTCCGTCAGGCGCTGGCGCTGGGCGCCCATGTCCGCAAGGGCGAGAAGAGCTCCACCGTGGTCTACGCCAACCAGATCGTCCGCACCGAAACCGATGACGCGGGCGATGAGGTCGAACAGCGCATCCCGTTCCTGAAGGCCTACACCGTCTTCAACGTCGAACAGATCGACGACCTGCCGGACGGCTATCGTCCGATGTCACCTGAGCCGGTCAATCCCGACGAACGGCTGGAGGCGGTCGAACGCTTCTTCGCCGGACTGGCCGCCGAAATCCGCCACGGCGGGTCGGCCGCCTATTACGTCCCGGCGTCGGATCATGTGCAGATGCCGCCGTTCGAGACTTTCCGCGACGCGGGCGCCTACTACGCCACGCTGGGTCATGAGTGCGTTCATTGGACCGGCCACGGGTCACGACTGGCCCGCGACTTCAGCCGCTCGACCCAGGCCTACGCCCGCGAGGAACTGGTCGCCGAATTGGGCGCAGCCTTCCTCTGCGCCGATCTCGGGCTCGAACTGGAACCGCGCGAGGATCATGCCGCCTATCTCGGCCACTGGCTCAAGGTGCTGAAGGCCGACAAGCGGTTTCTCTTCTCGGCGGCGGCGCATGCCCAGAAGGCGGTCGCCTGGCTGCATAAAGCGCGTCCCTGA
- a CDS encoding relaxase/mobilization nuclease domain-containing protein, protein MSDLRRPLGFEEALRPPIDVRRARITQPVLRPPGRAGDAAAYAQLARIIRRAPEVMVKITGRTKDGGHLRSHLDYISRNGKLKLEGPDGERFEERAEIKALAAAWTLEAALEPGGRRDRPLSRSIVLSMPRGTDVMRVHDAARAFAAEAFGDRFPYVFALHDEGGHPHVHLTVRALGSDGSRLNPRMADLEVWRQRFAQALRDRGVEAEASPRRARGVLHKCERMKVRKMRQRGAGPPAPLALVVADQENAARSRKAAPWESSRQRRQGLICRALAAEAVALSRSDRPEDRSLSFALMKHVRGRAKERRGDESSLRTIERQPDRGNR, encoded by the coding sequence GTGAGCGACCTGCGCCGACCGCTCGGGTTCGAAGAGGCGCTGCGTCCGCCCATCGACGTGCGTCGGGCGCGCATCACTCAGCCGGTGCTGCGTCCGCCGGGGCGAGCGGGTGATGCGGCGGCCTATGCGCAGCTCGCTCGGATTATTCGGCGAGCGCCCGAAGTGATGGTCAAGATAACCGGCAGAACCAAGGACGGCGGCCATCTGCGCAGCCACCTTGACTACATCAGCCGCAACGGAAAACTGAAGCTGGAAGGACCGGATGGAGAGCGGTTTGAAGAGCGTGCGGAAATAAAGGCGCTGGCTGCCGCATGGACTCTGGAGGCAGCGCTTGAGCCGGGCGGTCGGAGGGATCGGCCACTGTCACGGTCCATCGTTCTGAGTATGCCGAGAGGTACGGATGTGATGCGGGTGCACGATGCGGCGCGAGCTTTCGCAGCTGAGGCGTTCGGTGATCGTTTCCCCTACGTGTTCGCCCTTCATGATGAAGGCGGTCATCCGCACGTGCATCTGACGGTGAGGGCATTGGGGTCGGACGGCAGTCGGCTCAATCCAAGAATGGCGGACCTGGAGGTTTGGCGCCAGCGCTTCGCTCAGGCTCTGCGCGACCGCGGTGTGGAGGCGGAGGCCAGTCCGCGTCGTGCGCGTGGCGTCTTGCACAAGTGCGAGCGTATGAAAGTGCGGAAGATGCGGCAGCGGGGGGCGGGGCCACCAGCGCCGCTCGCCTTGGTCGTCGCCGATCAGGAGAATGCTGCGAGAAGCAGAAAAGCTGCTCCATGGGAATCCAGCCGGCAGAGGAGGCAGGGGCTGATATGCCGGGCGCTTGCCGCCGAAGCCGTCGCCCTGTCGCGCTCGGATAGGCCTGAGGATCGGAGTCTGAGCTTCGCCTTGATGAAGCACGTCCGAGGTCGGGCAAAAGAACGCCGGGGTGACGAGAGCTCGCTGAGAACGATTGAACGGCAGCCCGATCGTGGGAATCGCTGA
- a CDS encoding DUF736 domain-containing protein → MAAIGTFTAQGDGYTGSIKTPTLNVRSATLRPNEKSDDKAPDYRIFAGQTEFGAAWKKTSRENREYLSVKLDDPSFPAPIYASLVEVEGGHSLIWSR, encoded by the coding sequence ATGGCCGCCATCGGAACCTTCACCGCCCAGGGCGACGGCTACACCGGGTCGATCAAGACCCCGACCCTCAACGTCAGGAGCGCGACCCTGCGCCCTAACGAGAAGTCGGACGACAAGGCCCCGGACTACCGCATCTTCGCAGGCCAGACCGAGTTCGGCGCCGCCTGGAAGAAGACCTCCCGCGAGAACCGGGAATACCTCTCGGTCAAACTGGACGATCCCAGCTTTCCGGCGCCGATCTACGCCTCGCTGGTCGAGGTCGAGGGCGGGCACAGCCTGATTTGGTCCCGCTGA
- a CDS encoding metallophosphoesterase, whose translation MLILHISDIHFQAPECLDQDTDPHFPVRTRMMRDLTQQIEKQGPVGAILIGGDVAYKAHPDEYKTAWVWIQQLAVISHCPMERIFVVPGNHDVDRGIIRSGVSIQNVQHAIGSEPLNGREWKLRQQLRDEEAGQNLLKPHAAYNDFAAPLGCQIWPKKPFWHQDVDLGGGVNLRLYGLTSTLLSGRGGEDDVLGSLYLSGIQTVLDPAPNTANLVLMHHPLDWLEDGEEVDDVLTTRAAFHLFGHKHKQRAVLESNYVRLGAGAVNPSRSEKPYEPGYNLINLAVEGTGADRLIRVELHQRRWQTNPEKFVAIETQAGDTVFRSTIAVPEEPPLPKIDGGFAGAPAAPGQAPPAPESDTDSYDAEAAMGEEHTRDLLYRFWRLSSSQRREIVQALGLLEDGEMKLPEPQRYGQALIRAGQQGLMDKVAAEVAKREN comes from the coding sequence GTGCTCATCCTTCATATCTCGGACATTCACTTCCAGGCGCCGGAATGCCTCGATCAAGATACCGATCCGCATTTTCCCGTGCGGACACGGATGATGCGCGACCTGACCCAGCAAATTGAAAAACAGGGCCCCGTTGGCGCAATCCTGATCGGCGGCGATGTCGCCTACAAGGCTCATCCGGATGAGTACAAGACGGCATGGGTCTGGATCCAGCAGCTCGCCGTGATCTCACACTGTCCCATGGAGCGCATCTTCGTCGTGCCGGGCAATCACGACGTTGATCGAGGGATTATCCGCTCAGGCGTGTCGATCCAGAACGTTCAGCACGCCATCGGTTCAGAACCGTTGAACGGGCGCGAATGGAAATTGCGTCAACAGTTGCGGGATGAGGAAGCGGGGCAGAACCTTCTCAAGCCGCATGCCGCTTACAATGACTTTGCCGCGCCGCTGGGCTGCCAGATCTGGCCGAAGAAGCCGTTCTGGCATCAGGACGTTGATCTGGGCGGGGGCGTGAACTTGCGCCTCTACGGATTGACGTCGACACTATTGTCAGGTCGCGGCGGCGAGGACGATGTGCTCGGTTCATTGTATCTGAGCGGCATCCAGACGGTGCTCGATCCTGCGCCGAACACGGCCAACCTAGTTCTCATGCATCACCCCCTCGATTGGCTTGAGGACGGTGAGGAGGTCGACGACGTCCTCACGACGCGCGCCGCATTTCATCTGTTCGGTCACAAGCACAAGCAGCGGGCGGTTCTGGAATCCAACTACGTTCGGCTTGGTGCGGGCGCTGTGAACCCGTCGCGCTCGGAGAAGCCGTATGAGCCCGGCTATAATCTGATTAATCTGGCCGTCGAAGGAACTGGGGCCGACCGCCTAATCCGGGTAGAGTTGCACCAGCGGCGCTGGCAGACCAATCCCGAGAAGTTTGTCGCGATCGAAACCCAAGCTGGGGATACGGTGTTCCGCTCGACCATTGCGGTCCCCGAGGAACCGCCCCTACCAAAAATCGATGGCGGTTTTGCGGGCGCGCCGGCCGCCCCGGGCCAGGCACCGCCGGCGCCCGAAAGCGACACTGACTCATACGACGCGGAGGCTGCCATGGGCGAGGAGCATACGCGTGATCTGCTCTACCGGTTCTGGCGCCTCTCCAGCAGCCAGCGCCGTGAGATCGTACAGGCTCTCGGCCTTCTTGAGGATGGTGAAATGAAGCTGCCCGAGCCTCAACGATACGGACAAGCGCTGATCCGAGCCGGCCAGCAAGGTTTGATGGATAAGGTGGCGGCTGAAGTCGCCAAGCGGGAGAACTGA
- a CDS encoding GTPase-associated system all-helical protein GASH: protein MAKYPLISSDFAGWYAQEFMDETSTRDQRWKTLCDLLANPTAPLVEVLVRLAFATKAPASGHKNADLDAAYQRVVQAFKDHDPAFDPAKSARDFQVVCAAVLVKLFSNRPAAALAVTTTAFAGARKPNLPMDLVNLAGRALIALSAKQHERVDLATLLIEAPSVDFEMEEATDDADTAAHRDDLGALKDAVDEALGELIKRQNATTTALLRRIALSDEELQMLWWLMGGRSRELQQAFGDIEAVKQPLILGRELGRMTTVSPGPVSVGAMLAQAGLSANALKLADVVNSVGIDWARAASDRSAISPATTPIHFALEKRSEVDSTDAWQAGWEALTGLSATGKMTALDLAEQFYREHLFLYVND, encoded by the coding sequence ATGGCCAAGTATCCGCTGATTAGCAGCGACTTCGCGGGATGGTACGCCCAGGAGTTCATGGACGAGACCTCCACGCGGGACCAGCGTTGGAAAACCCTCTGCGACCTCTTGGCGAACCCGACGGCTCCGCTCGTCGAGGTTCTGGTGCGCCTCGCGTTTGCGACGAAGGCGCCGGCCAGCGGCCACAAGAACGCAGACCTGGACGCCGCGTACCAAAGGGTGGTTCAGGCTTTCAAAGACCACGATCCGGCGTTTGATCCCGCCAAATCAGCTCGAGATTTTCAGGTGGTCTGCGCTGCGGTGCTGGTAAAACTGTTCAGCAACCGTCCTGCGGCAGCGCTGGCGGTCACGACCACGGCGTTCGCCGGGGCCCGCAAGCCCAACTTGCCTATGGATCTGGTCAATCTCGCCGGGCGCGCGCTCATCGCCCTGTCCGCGAAGCAACACGAACGCGTCGATCTGGCGACCTTGCTGATTGAAGCGCCGAGCGTGGACTTCGAAATGGAAGAGGCGACGGACGACGCCGACACCGCCGCGCACAGGGATGATCTCGGCGCGCTAAAGGACGCGGTTGACGAAGCTTTGGGCGAGTTGATCAAGCGGCAGAATGCGACGACCACAGCGCTGCTTCGGCGCATCGCGCTCAGCGATGAGGAGTTGCAGATGCTCTGGTGGCTGATGGGCGGGCGAAGCCGGGAGCTTCAGCAAGCCTTTGGTGACATCGAGGCGGTCAAACAACCGCTCATCCTGGGACGTGAGCTGGGTCGGATGACGACCGTTTCGCCGGGGCCGGTTTCGGTTGGCGCAATGCTGGCGCAAGCGGGTCTATCGGCAAACGCGCTCAAGCTGGCTGATGTCGTCAATTCAGTGGGCATCGACTGGGCCAGAGCCGCCTCGGATCGTTCGGCCATTTCACCTGCGACGACGCCGATCCATTTTGCGTTGGAGAAACGATCGGAAGTGGATTCGACGGACGCCTGGCAAGCCGGCTGGGAAGCGCTCACCGGGCTCTCGGCGACGGGTAAAATGACCGCCCTGGACCTGGCCGAGCAGTTCTACCGCGAGCATCTGTTCCTCTATGTGAACGATTAA
- a CDS encoding HEPN domain-containing protein, with the protein MKRPLRKLPLAKQRELDAAVEIIQDGFAKAISTRRADRLKNGRILKIILFGSYARGDWVHDPVGRYFSDFDLLVVVDHEDLTDFEFWEDVEKRLLAELSVGAMRTPVSLIVHSLDDVNWKLEHGRGFFIDIARDGVVLKDTPGATFSEPQPLPPATALEEASGYFEEWQEDAEEFFFLADAARKRGFTKKAAFLLHQTTETIYQGLLQVLTFYSPKSHNLIRLRNMTEPLEPKLRDVWPHDTKFQKRCFELLRAAYVKARYSRHYRITDEELAFLTERIEVLREVVREACEARIEELRAAVTTGD; encoded by the coding sequence ATGAAACGTCCGCTGAGGAAATTGCCGCTCGCGAAACAGCGTGAACTCGACGCCGCCGTCGAGATCATTCAGGACGGCTTCGCCAAGGCCATCTCCACGCGGCGCGCCGACCGGCTGAAGAACGGCCGCATCCTCAAGATCATCCTGTTCGGCAGCTATGCGCGCGGCGACTGGGTCCACGATCCGGTCGGGCGGTATTTCTCGGACTTCGACCTTCTTGTCGTCGTGGACCACGAGGACCTGACCGACTTCGAGTTCTGGGAAGATGTGGAGAAGCGACTGCTGGCCGAACTGTCGGTGGGCGCCATGCGCACGCCCGTCAGCCTGATCGTCCATAGCCTGGACGACGTGAACTGGAAGCTGGAGCACGGGCGCGGCTTCTTCATCGACATCGCCCGCGACGGCGTGGTCCTGAAGGACACGCCCGGCGCGACCTTTTCCGAGCCGCAGCCCCTGCCCCCGGCAACAGCTCTGGAAGAGGCCTCGGGATACTTCGAGGAATGGCAGGAGGATGCCGAAGAGTTCTTCTTTCTGGCCGACGCTGCGCGCAAGCGAGGCTTTACGAAAAAGGCCGCCTTCCTTCTGCATCAGACGACCGAAACCATCTATCAGGGCCTCTTGCAGGTCCTGACCTTCTACTCCCCCAAGAGCCACAACCTCATCCGCCTCCGCAACATGACGGAGCCGCTGGAGCCGAAGCTCCGCGACGTCTGGCCCCACGACACCAAGTTCCAGAAGCGCTGCTTCGAACTCCTCCGCGCGGCCTACGTCAAAGCCCGCTACTCACGCCACTACCGCATCACCGACGAAGAATTGGCCTTCCTCACTGAACGCATTGAGGTGCTGCGCGAAGTGGTGCGCGAGGCCTGCGAGGCTCGGATCGAAGAACTTCGCGCTGCTGTGACCACCGGCGACTGA
- a CDS encoding TRAFAC clade GTPase domain-containing protein — protein MTSDTPTCSNHDCRVAEDGKCVEGYELPECPHYGKLSVDAIPEPQHVEVAPPVPETVLIALDAGTPLDRTQAARLQQRFLSLSVGVVGPHDSGKTSLIAGLYDQLQEGPVGAYAFAGSSTLVGFEMVCHHARSESQREEPFTDRTIRGAAASFFHLDFSGSSSAEILSLFIGDRSGEDYLTVTDDLANADGLFELRRANVVTVLVDGAHLIDSEQRHEVKAITPQIVDALIEAAVLGSRQRLVLVLTKKDMVLASANAERAMSEFEGIVTSIRNRHDAKLEAVESFVIAASPKALKDVQRGEGLSELLASWLRVSAAPASLPSPSLHLKRQIDQFTASEDTQS, from the coding sequence ATGACATCGGACACGCCAACCTGCTCGAACCACGACTGCCGCGTAGCGGAAGACGGAAAGTGCGTTGAAGGCTACGAGCTACCGGAGTGTCCGCACTACGGCAAGCTTTCGGTCGATGCGATCCCGGAGCCCCAGCACGTGGAGGTCGCTCCGCCTGTGCCGGAAACGGTGCTGATCGCGCTGGACGCCGGCACGCCGCTTGACCGCACGCAGGCGGCGCGCCTGCAGCAGAGGTTCCTGTCCCTTTCCGTGGGGGTGGTCGGTCCGCATGACTCCGGCAAAACCAGCCTGATCGCCGGCCTCTATGATCAGTTGCAGGAAGGGCCTGTCGGCGCCTACGCGTTTGCAGGGTCGTCAACTCTGGTGGGCTTCGAGATGGTTTGCCATCACGCGCGCAGTGAATCTCAGCGCGAGGAGCCCTTCACCGACCGCACGATCCGCGGGGCGGCTGCGAGTTTTTTTCATCTCGACTTCAGCGGCTCCTCCAGCGCAGAGATCCTTTCGCTGTTCATCGGCGACCGATCGGGGGAGGACTATCTCACGGTCACCGATGATCTCGCCAACGCTGACGGCTTGTTCGAGCTTCGCCGGGCCAATGTCGTCACTGTGCTGGTCGATGGCGCGCATCTGATCGATTCCGAGCAGCGCCATGAGGTCAAGGCGATCACGCCGCAGATCGTGGACGCTCTGATTGAGGCGGCGGTTCTGGGCTCCCGCCAACGCCTGGTGCTGGTTCTGACCAAGAAGGACATGGTGCTCGCGTCCGCGAACGCGGAGCGCGCCATGTCGGAATTCGAGGGGATCGTGACTAGCATTCGGAACCGCCATGACGCCAAGCTTGAAGCGGTGGAGTCCTTTGTCATTGCGGCGTCGCCAAAGGCGCTGAAAGATGTACAGCGCGGCGAAGGCCTTTCCGAACTGCTCGCGAGCTGGCTTCGGGTGAGCGCGGCACCGGCAAGCCTCCCCTCGCCGTCGCTGCATCTGAAGCGGCAGATCGATCAGTTCACCGCATCGGAGGATACGCAGTCGTGA
- the mobC gene encoding plasmid mobilization relaxosome protein MobC, whose translation MDRITLRLPPDLARRFDAAAAARGGRSRYLRTIMEAAAQASLPAPQPGPSGAKSAKLTIRLTDADMGLLEAEAGRAGVLRTQWAVMLIRRRLHGRLQLTPPEAMALINIRRELHRIGVNVNQITRALNTAVMEGAVLNLEITQLAAFAAEIRGHLSGLEQAFAGNLAYWSTEP comes from the coding sequence ATGGACCGCATCACCCTCCGCCTTCCGCCCGACCTGGCCCGCCGCTTCGACGCGGCGGCGGCCGCGCGTGGCGGACGGTCACGCTACCTGCGGACGATCATGGAGGCGGCCGCACAAGCATCTTTGCCTGCGCCCCAGCCGGGCCCGTCAGGCGCGAAGTCGGCCAAGCTGACCATTCGACTGACGGACGCGGACATGGGCTTGCTGGAGGCGGAGGCAGGCCGCGCGGGAGTATTGCGGACACAGTGGGCGGTCATGCTTATCCGTCGCCGGCTACATGGGCGCCTGCAGCTGACGCCGCCGGAAGCGATGGCGCTGATCAACATTCGGCGCGAGCTCCACCGCATCGGAGTCAACGTCAATCAGATCACCCGGGCGTTGAACACGGCTGTCATGGAAGGGGCCGTACTCAACTTGGAGATCACGCAACTCGCCGCCTTCGCTGCCGAGATCCGAGGACATCTGAGCGGGCTGGAACAAGCCTTCGCGGGCAATCTGGCCTACTGGTCGACCGAACCGTGA
- a CDS encoding GAP1-N1 domain-containing protein yields the protein MTGAVLHQTLHGYSDGHRLISSSLSLAGQDARTMQVMSDLSGPGVKPGVDGYLTGYPLEGVGKYVLARTWAAPEMPRPGCVWTHSLLIDNADLAAMTSTNTLRQSFRRPDAGALRSYASPIELDVKGAPLRIDVDERVRLILNALYTVPDRGIAADAAEPSHDETLVLAIWMQQWPRLRRAFSFCTLSGVERSLRSGPLDLQLAAGPQRSSRTRFPQSAFPDEVGADPALEPLLADLVDPTASDLREFLRRVGGDVEGGRRAMISLCRLYDSAFTHQEPDLSGAVKALERLDEEGRPQARSVRALIAREAMRHPERVDDDVFMFLVSAYEQGVLPTADAMDAQLGAALWRRSPTRFAAALSEVGALSAAADAGLRLLTSEDVIEGLREHVELAPMIVERRPDLLETSAFWRIDGGDDLVSLVTPETASKVATALIASGRLQPAQAIIALADANGLADVLNASNEADDVSRHWVTALGRNPAKAEALLRTGRLQHLWIVVSLARSMDPDQISDFQGQDAWLAAINSTSGSVPDQDKDYLAAFAMSRALGRRSGAPAQLMQYAYARLYRALEKRRLSYEAERLVLWRLDWGNWFGWEPHERLRQTVVDRFISGPLNPATFARLADEGAIVLNLFDEAARTNRGRRYLADVRKSLKNDDEKGMKARADYIATKIK from the coding sequence ATGACGGGTGCGGTTCTGCACCAGACGCTGCATGGCTACAGCGACGGGCATCGCCTGATCTCGTCGTCGCTTTCGCTCGCCGGTCAAGATGCCCGTACGATGCAGGTGATGAGCGACCTCTCCGGACCTGGCGTGAAACCCGGAGTCGACGGCTACCTCACGGGCTATCCGCTTGAGGGGGTCGGAAAGTACGTCCTGGCCCGGACCTGGGCTGCGCCGGAAATGCCGCGACCGGGCTGCGTGTGGACGCATTCCCTGCTGATCGACAACGCCGACCTCGCGGCGATGACGTCGACTAACACCTTGCGGCAGAGCTTCCGCCGCCCGGACGCTGGCGCGCTTCGATCGTATGCGTCGCCGATCGAACTCGACGTCAAGGGTGCGCCACTTCGGATCGATGTCGATGAGCGCGTTCGCCTGATTTTAAACGCCCTCTATACGGTGCCGGATCGAGGGATCGCCGCGGACGCCGCTGAGCCCTCGCATGACGAGACGCTCGTGCTTGCGATCTGGATGCAGCAGTGGCCGCGCCTGCGACGCGCATTCAGCTTTTGCACCTTGTCCGGCGTGGAGCGCAGTCTGCGAAGCGGACCGCTCGACCTCCAACTGGCCGCTGGCCCTCAGCGCTCGTCCCGCACACGCTTCCCGCAGTCCGCTTTTCCGGACGAGGTCGGAGCCGACCCCGCTTTAGAGCCTCTACTTGCTGATCTCGTAGATCCAACCGCGTCCGATCTGCGCGAGTTTTTACGACGGGTCGGGGGCGACGTCGAAGGCGGTCGACGCGCGATGATCTCTCTGTGCAGGCTCTACGACTCTGCCTTCACGCACCAGGAGCCCGATCTGAGCGGCGCGGTGAAGGCGCTCGAACGACTGGACGAGGAGGGCCGGCCGCAAGCTCGATCGGTGCGCGCGTTAATCGCGCGCGAAGCGATGCGACACCCGGAAAGGGTGGATGATGATGTCTTCATGTTCCTAGTCAGTGCCTATGAGCAGGGTGTGTTGCCGACCGCCGACGCTATGGATGCACAACTGGGCGCCGCTTTGTGGCGGCGTTCCCCGACCAGGTTCGCCGCCGCGCTGTCGGAGGTTGGCGCACTGAGCGCCGCCGCCGATGCTGGATTGCGGCTCCTGACGTCCGAAGATGTGATCGAAGGTCTTCGCGAGCACGTCGAACTGGCCCCGATGATCGTTGAGCGGCGTCCCGACCTTCTGGAGACATCGGCGTTCTGGCGCATCGACGGGGGCGACGACCTTGTGTCTCTCGTGACGCCAGAGACCGCGTCAAAGGTGGCGACCGCCTTGATCGCCTCAGGTCGCCTTCAGCCGGCCCAGGCGATCATCGCGTTGGCTGACGCCAATGGCTTGGCGGATGTCTTGAATGCGTCGAACGAGGCGGACGACGTGAGCCGTCATTGGGTGACTGCGCTTGGCCGTAACCCGGCGAAGGCGGAGGCACTGCTAAGAACCGGCCGTCTTCAGCACCTGTGGATCGTAGTTTCGCTCGCGCGAAGCATGGACCCTGACCAGATCAGTGACTTTCAAGGACAGGACGCTTGGCTGGCTGCGATCAATAGCACATCGGGCAGCGTGCCGGATCAAGACAAGGACTATCTCGCTGCGTTCGCCATGTCCCGGGCGCTGGGGCGGCGTTCCGGCGCACCTGCGCAACTGATGCAATACGCCTATGCGCGGCTATACAGGGCGCTGGAGAAACGTCGATTGTCCTATGAAGCCGAGCGGCTTGTCCTGTGGCGTTTGGACTGGGGAAATTGGTTTGGATGGGAGCCGCATGAACGGCTTCGGCAGACCGTCGTAGACCGTTTTATCAGCGGCCCTCTTAATCCGGCGACGTTCGCGCGTCTCGCCGACGAGGGGGCCATTGTTTTGAACCTATTCGACGAGGCTGCGCGAACCAATCGCGGACGGCGCTATCTGGCCGACGTGAGAAAATCCCTCAAGAACGACGACGAAAAGGGCATGAAAGCTCGCGCAGACTACATCGCCACGAAAATTAAATGA